Proteins encoded within one genomic window of Micromonospora halotolerans:
- the lon gene encoding endopeptidase La, with translation MATLPVLPLTDAVLLPGMVIPVTLDPTTQAAVDAARASGDKRLLAVPRLDGEYGSVGVIATIEKVGRLPSGEPAAVVRGLARARIGSGVPGPGAALWVEATTLDEPAPAGRARELAREYRALMTSVLQERGAWQVIDAMERMTDLSELADAAGYAPWLTLAQKTELLAAPDVTARLELLVGWVKDHLAEQEVTERINSDVREGLEKSQREFLLRQQLAAIRKELGEDEPDGSADYRSRVEAADLPDKVREAALREVGKLERASDASPEAGWIRTWLDTVLEMPWNTRTQDNTDLAAARAVLDADHAGLADVKDRILEYLAVRNRRAERNLGVVGGRGSGAVLALAGPPGVGKTSLGESVARALGRNFVRVSLGGVRDEAEIRGHRRTYVGALPGRIVRALREAGSMNPVVLLDEVDKLAVGYAGDPAAALLEVLDPAQNHTFRDHYLEVDLDLSDVLFLATANVVDSIPGPLLDRMELVTLDGYTEDEKVAIARDHLLPRQRERAGLTAEEVTVTDGALALIAGEYTREAGVRQLERALAKILRKVTVALSADPAPVRVDTDNLARYLGRPKFTPESAERTAVPGVATGLAVTGAGGDVLFIEATSMEGEPGLTLTGQLGDVMKESAHIALSYLRSNGRRLGIDPNALAGRRIHVHFPAGAVPKDGPSAGITMVTALASLVTGRPVRPEFGMTGEVTLSGRVLPIGGVKQKLLAAHRAGLTEVIIPKRNEPDLDDLPAEVREALTVHTLADVADVLALALRPADVDAETLGGQPLAAA, from the coding sequence ATGGCAACTCTTCCGGTACTTCCACTGACCGACGCCGTCCTGCTGCCCGGCATGGTCATCCCGGTGACCCTTGACCCGACCACCCAGGCTGCCGTCGACGCGGCCCGTGCCAGCGGCGACAAGCGGCTGCTCGCCGTGCCCCGCCTCGACGGCGAGTACGGCTCGGTCGGCGTGATCGCCACCATCGAGAAGGTGGGTCGGCTGCCCAGCGGCGAGCCGGCCGCCGTGGTCCGCGGCCTCGCCCGGGCGCGGATCGGCTCCGGCGTGCCCGGACCGGGCGCCGCCCTCTGGGTCGAGGCGACCACCCTCGACGAACCCGCCCCGGCCGGTCGCGCCCGGGAACTCGCCCGCGAGTACCGCGCCCTGATGACCTCGGTCCTCCAGGAGCGCGGCGCCTGGCAGGTCATCGACGCCATGGAGCGGATGACCGACCTCTCCGAGCTGGCCGACGCGGCCGGCTACGCGCCCTGGCTGACCCTGGCGCAGAAGACCGAGCTGCTCGCCGCCCCGGACGTCACCGCCCGGCTGGAGCTGCTGGTCGGCTGGGTGAAGGACCACCTGGCCGAGCAGGAGGTCACCGAGCGGATCAACAGCGACGTCCGCGAGGGACTGGAGAAGTCGCAGCGCGAGTTCCTGCTGCGCCAGCAGCTCGCCGCGATCCGCAAGGAACTCGGCGAGGACGAGCCGGACGGCTCCGCCGACTACCGCTCCCGGGTGGAGGCGGCCGACCTGCCCGACAAGGTCCGCGAGGCGGCCCTGCGCGAGGTCGGCAAGCTGGAGCGGGCCAGTGACGCCTCGCCGGAGGCGGGCTGGATCCGCACCTGGCTGGACACCGTCCTGGAGATGCCGTGGAACACGCGTACCCAGGACAACACCGACCTGGCCGCGGCGCGTGCGGTGCTCGACGCCGACCACGCCGGCCTGGCCGACGTGAAGGACCGCATCCTGGAATACCTGGCGGTGCGTAACCGGCGCGCCGAGCGCAACCTCGGCGTGGTCGGCGGCCGCGGCTCCGGCGCGGTCCTCGCCCTGGCCGGCCCGCCCGGCGTCGGCAAGACCAGCCTCGGTGAGTCCGTGGCGCGGGCGCTCGGCCGCAACTTCGTCCGCGTCTCCCTCGGCGGCGTCCGCGACGAGGCGGAGATCCGTGGCCACCGGCGCACCTACGTGGGCGCGCTGCCCGGCCGGATCGTCCGCGCGCTGCGCGAGGCCGGCTCGATGAACCCGGTGGTGCTCCTCGACGAGGTCGACAAGCTGGCCGTCGGCTACGCCGGCGACCCGGCCGCGGCCCTGCTGGAGGTGCTCGACCCGGCGCAGAACCACACCTTCCGGGACCACTACCTGGAGGTCGACCTCGACCTGTCCGACGTGCTCTTCCTGGCCACCGCCAACGTGGTGGACAGCATCCCCGGCCCGCTGCTGGACCGGATGGAGCTGGTCACCCTGGACGGCTACACCGAGGACGAGAAGGTGGCCATCGCCCGGGACCACCTGCTGCCCCGGCAGCGGGAGCGGGCCGGGCTGACCGCCGAGGAGGTCACCGTCACCGACGGCGCGCTGGCGCTGATCGCGGGGGAGTACACCCGCGAGGCCGGCGTCCGGCAGCTCGAACGGGCCCTGGCGAAGATCCTGCGCAAGGTCACCGTGGCGCTGTCGGCCGACCCGGCGCCGGTCCGCGTCGACACCGACAACCTCGCCCGCTACCTGGGCCGGCCGAAGTTCACCCCGGAGTCGGCGGAGCGTACGGCGGTGCCGGGCGTGGCCACCGGCCTGGCGGTCACGGGCGCCGGCGGCGACGTGCTGTTCATCGAGGCGACCAGCATGGAGGGCGAGCCGGGGCTGACCCTCACCGGCCAGCTCGGCGACGTCATGAAGGAGTCGGCGCACATCGCGCTGTCCTACCTGCGCTCCAACGGGCGACGCCTCGGCATCGACCCGAACGCCCTCGCCGGGCGGCGGATCCACGTGCACTTCCCGGCGGGCGCGGTGCCGAAGGACGGCCCGAGTGCCGGCATCACCATGGTCACGGCGCTGGCCTCGCTGGTCACGGGCCGGCCGGTCCGCCCCGAGTTCGGGATGACCGGCGAGGTGACCCTCTCCGGCCGGGTGCTGCCCATCGGCGGCGTGAAGCAGAAGCTGCTCGCCGCCCACCGGGCCGGCCTGACCGAGGTGATCATCCCGAAGCGCAACGAGCCGGACCTGGACGACCTGCCCGCCGAGGTCCGCGAGGCGCTGACCGTCCACACCCTCGCCGACGTGGCCGACGTGCTCGCCCTGGCGTTGCGCCCGGCCGACGTCGACGCGGAGACCCTGGGCGGCCAGCCGCTCGCCGCGGCCTGA
- a CDS encoding FKBP-type peptidyl-prolyl cis-trans isomerase gives MEKPEVGPIEGAPPADLVIEDITVGDGPEARPGQLASVHYVGVAHSTGREFDASYNRGDTFEFPLGGGQVIAGWDQGVVGMKVGGRRRLTIPPHLGYGARGAGGVIKPNETLVFVVDLVGVS, from the coding sequence ATGGAGAAGCCCGAGGTTGGCCCGATCGAGGGCGCGCCGCCCGCCGATCTCGTCATCGAGGACATCACGGTCGGCGACGGCCCGGAGGCCCGCCCCGGCCAGCTGGCCAGCGTGCACTACGTGGGCGTGGCCCACTCGACCGGCCGCGAGTTCGACGCGTCGTACAACCGGGGTGACACGTTCGAGTTCCCGCTCGGCGGCGGCCAGGTCATCGCCGGCTGGGACCAGGGCGTGGTCGGCATGAAGGTCGGTGGCCGACGCCGGCTGACCATCCCGCCGCACCTGGGCTACGGCGCCCGGGGCGCCGGTGGCGTGATCAAGCCGAACGAGACGCTGGTCTTCGTGGTGGACCTCGTCGGCGTCAGCTGA
- a CDS encoding STAS domain-containing protein codes for MREGGDRFHVATSVSDHVVDLRAVGEIDIATVAAFRAALWAAPARPVLRLDLSGVRLLSAAGVRALVAAHLRVRARGGELVLVDPDPVVTRVLRATGLHRVLPIRESARESAHELVGCAAA; via the coding sequence ATGCGAGAGGGCGGCGACCGGTTCCATGTGGCGACGAGCGTCAGCGACCACGTGGTGGACCTGCGGGCGGTCGGCGAGATCGACATCGCCACCGTGGCGGCGTTCCGGGCCGCGCTCTGGGCCGCGCCGGCCCGGCCGGTGCTGCGGCTCGACCTCTCCGGTGTGCGGCTGCTCTCCGCCGCCGGGGTGCGCGCGCTGGTCGCCGCCCACCTGCGGGTCCGCGCCCGCGGTGGCGAGCTGGTGCTGGTCGACCCCGACCCGGTGGTCACCCGGGTGTTGCGGGCCACCGGCCTGCACCGGGTGCTGCCGATCCGCGAGTCGGCCCGCGAGTCGGCTCACGAGCTGGTCGGCTGCGCCGCCGCCTGA
- a CDS encoding GNAT family N-acetyltransferase → MTIFLTTGRLVLREFTADDAPLLTGLDGDPAVMRYLTGGRPTPAGEIRDRVLPTMLAAYRRPPGLGWWAAERRTDGEFVGWFEFRPLRDGDPREVELGYRLRRAAWGAGYATEGARSLVGHGFTALGVERVVATTMAVNTGSRRVLEKAGLAYRRTFHQDWPEAIPGSEHGEVEYALTRAEWALRPGTVRRSC, encoded by the coding sequence GTGACGATCTTCCTGACCACCGGACGGCTGGTGCTGCGCGAGTTCACCGCGGACGACGCCCCGCTCCTGACCGGGCTGGACGGCGACCCGGCGGTGATGCGCTACCTGACCGGCGGCCGGCCCACCCCGGCCGGCGAGATCCGCGACCGGGTGCTGCCCACCATGCTGGCCGCGTACCGCCGGCCGCCCGGGCTGGGCTGGTGGGCGGCGGAACGGCGGACTGACGGGGAGTTCGTCGGCTGGTTCGAGTTCCGCCCGCTGCGCGACGGCGACCCCCGCGAGGTGGAGCTGGGCTACCGGCTGCGCCGGGCCGCCTGGGGCGCCGGATACGCCACCGAGGGCGCGCGGTCACTGGTCGGGCACGGCTTCACGGCGCTCGGCGTGGAGCGGGTGGTGGCGACCACCATGGCGGTCAACACCGGGTCCCGCCGGGTGCTGGAGAAGGCCGGGCTGGCGTACCGACGGACGTTCCACCAGGACTGGCCGGAGGCGATCCCCGGCTCCGAACACGGTGAGGTGGAGTACGCGCTGACCCGCGCGGAGTGGGCCTTGAGGCCGGGGACGGTCCGCCGGTCGTGCTGA
- a CDS encoding Asp23/Gls24 family envelope stress response protein, whose translation MTGTLPRRAAAPPAPVTWPEDRTAGLAEEAARGIHAVTDPVATVRADGAAVRVDLDVVMAHGAPLSAVAEVVRRRVAARIEAHTGLTVEAVTVTVVDLRLPGEPASPGAERDDRDRRRAAGPGADAREAT comes from the coding sequence ATGACCGGCACCCTGCCCCGGCGCGCCGCCGCCCCACCCGCGCCGGTCACCTGGCCGGAGGACCGGACCGCCGGGCTCGCCGAGGAGGCGGCCCGGGGCATCCACGCCGTCACCGATCCGGTGGCCACGGTGCGCGCCGACGGCGCCGCCGTCCGGGTCGACCTGGACGTGGTGATGGCGCACGGCGCGCCGCTGAGCGCGGTGGCCGAGGTGGTCCGCCGCCGGGTGGCCGCCCGGATCGAGGCGCACACCGGGCTGACCGTCGAAGCGGTCACCGTCACGGTGGTCGACCTGCGCCTGCCCGGCGAGCCGGCGAGCCCCGGCGCCGAACGGGACGACCGCGACCGGCGGCGGGCGGCCGGTCCCGGCGCGGACGCGCGGGAGGCGACGTGA
- a CDS encoding helical backbone metal receptor → MRVVSLVPSLTEAVALTRPEVLVGATDWCTHPAGLDVARVGGSKYPDLDRVRALEPDLVLLNEEENRLADADALRAAGVPVRVTFPRTVPEALSQLGELVAALGVPGEPDWLRDARRAWVTPPAPATPRAAVVPVWRRPWVVLGRDTFAGDVLRRLGVTNRYADHPERYPRPGLDELRGREPELVVLPDEPYRFTADDGPEAFPGVPAALVSGRHLTWYGPSLAEAPALLAAQLAAAT, encoded by the coding sequence GTGCGGGTGGTGTCGCTGGTGCCGTCGTTGACCGAGGCGGTGGCGCTGACCCGCCCCGAGGTGCTGGTGGGCGCCACCGACTGGTGCACCCACCCGGCCGGGCTGGACGTCGCGCGGGTGGGCGGGAGCAAGTATCCGGACCTGGACCGGGTGCGCGCGCTGGAGCCCGACCTGGTGCTGCTCAACGAGGAGGAGAACCGCCTCGCCGACGCGGACGCGCTGCGGGCGGCCGGCGTGCCCGTGCGGGTCACCTTTCCCCGTACCGTGCCGGAGGCGCTGAGCCAGCTCGGCGAGCTGGTCGCCGCGCTCGGCGTGCCCGGCGAGCCGGACTGGCTCCGGGACGCGCGCCGGGCGTGGGTCACGCCGCCCGCGCCGGCCACGCCGCGGGCGGCGGTGGTGCCCGTGTGGCGGCGCCCCTGGGTGGTCCTGGGCCGGGACACGTTCGCCGGTGACGTGCTGCGCCGGCTCGGCGTCACCAACCGGTACGCCGACCACCCGGAGCGCTACCCCCGGCCCGGCCTCGACGAGCTGCGCGGGCGGGAACCGGAGCTCGTGGTGCTGCCGGACGAGCCCTACCGGTTCACCGCCGACGACGGGCCGGAGGCGTTCCCCGGCGTGCCGGCCGCGCTGGTCTCCGGCCGGCACCTCACCTGGTACGGGCCCTCGCTCGCCGAGGCGCCCGCACTGCTCGCCGCCCAGCTCGCCGCGGCCACCTGA
- a CDS encoding histone-like nucleoid-structuring protein Lsr2, translated as MARKVITVLTDDLDGGKADRTVEFSLDGVAYTIDVSDENAGVLRKALDPYISAGRRIGRGPVEAGRPARGGARPSTSGMDREQNRAIREWAVKNGYEISERGRIPVSVVEAYKNR; from the coding sequence ATGGCAAGGAAAGTAATCACCGTTCTGACCGACGACCTCGACGGCGGAAAGGCCGATCGGACCGTCGAGTTCAGCCTGGACGGTGTGGCGTACACGATCGACGTCTCCGACGAGAACGCCGGCGTCCTGCGCAAGGCGTTGGACCCGTACATCAGCGCTGGCCGACGGATCGGTCGCGGCCCCGTCGAGGCCGGTCGCCCCGCCCGTGGAGGCGCCCGCCCGAGCACCTCGGGAATGGACCGCGAGCAGAACCGCGCCATCCGGGAATGGGCCGTCAAGAACGGCTACGAGATTTCCGAGCGGGGCCGCATCCCCGTCTCGGTGGTGGAGGCCTACAAGAACCGCTGA
- a CDS encoding DoxX family membrane protein codes for METMTATIERTTANTIAPAAETTRDAETTRRKATRYVFAGLRIALGWTFLWAFLDKMFGLGHETAAKAAWINGGSPTKGFLTFGAAGPFKGFYQEIAGAAWADWLFMLGLLGIGVALLLGIGTRVAAVAGGLLLVMMWTAVLPPENNPFMDDHLIYAGLLAGLALVNAGDTLGLGRAWAKLPAVARLPWLR; via the coding sequence GTGGAGACCATGACCGCGACGATCGAGCGGACCACCGCCAACACCATCGCCCCGGCGGCCGAGACCACCCGGGACGCCGAGACCACCCGCCGGAAGGCCACCCGGTACGTCTTCGCCGGACTCAGGATCGCCCTGGGCTGGACGTTCCTCTGGGCCTTCCTCGACAAGATGTTCGGCCTCGGCCACGAGACCGCGGCGAAGGCCGCCTGGATCAACGGCGGCAGCCCGACCAAGGGGTTCCTGACCTTCGGCGCGGCCGGCCCGTTCAAGGGGTTCTACCAGGAGATCGCCGGCGCGGCGTGGGCGGACTGGCTGTTCATGCTCGGCCTGCTCGGCATCGGCGTGGCCCTGCTGCTCGGCATCGGCACCCGGGTCGCCGCGGTCGCCGGCGGGCTCCTGCTGGTGATGATGTGGACGGCCGTGCTGCCCCCCGAGAACAACCCCTTCATGGACGACCACCTCATCTACGCGGGTCTGCTGGCCGGCCTGGCCCTGGTCAACGCCGGTGACACCCTCGGCCTCGGTCGGGCCTGGGCGAAGCTTCCCGCCGTCGCGCGGCTGCCCTGGCTGAGGTGA